Genomic segment of Dactylococcopsis salina PCC 8305:
TAATTCCACTTCTTTTCCCCGATTCAACAAAGATTATAAGGAAGGAAAAGCAACTTTTAAAATTGGAAATGCTTTTTATCGTCCCACAACAAAACAAGTTCGAGACTTAGGGATTTTAGCGGCAAAAATTCACCAAGAAAAAATCGGAAAACTGCGTGTTTTAGATGCAATGGCTGGCTGTGGTGTGAGAGGATTAAGATATATCTTAGAAGCAGATGCTGAGTCAGTTTGGGTGAATGAAGCTAACCGCAACTTACAATCTCTTCTTAAGGGTAACTTAGCTAATTCTCTCCAACCCTCCCAATATAAAATCACTCATACGGATGCAAATCGTATCTTTTTTGATTGTTACAATCATTCTGATTTTTATGACTTAATTGATGTTGACTGCTTTGGTGTTCCTTTTCCCTATCTTTCAACAGTTTTATGGGGAACAAAAATCGGCGGTTTAGTTTATCTAACCAGCACCGATGGACGTTCATTAACAGGAAACGATCGAGAAAATAGTTTAAGATATTATGGAGCTTACAGTCGTTCTCATCCCGCAGCCCATGAACAGGGTTTAAGAGTTATCATGGGGAAATTCCAACAACACGCCGCCAGTTTGGGACGAGGAATGAAACCTGTTTTCGCCTATTTTACAGGGGAAACTTATCGCTTGATGATGCGCTTGATAGAGAAACCACAACTCACAGAAGACAATTATGGCTGGTTAGGATATTGTCATCATTGTCGCGATTATCAGGTTGTAAGCTGGCGTAAACTGGGGAAAGCGTTATGTCACAATGATGGGGAACGTTTGGTGATGAGTGGTCCGATGTGGTTGGGAAAATTGCACGATCGCGCTACGGTAGAAGAAATGATCGCCCTTGCTAAAACTTGGACTTGGACAGAGGCGGTTTCTTTGCTAGAAGTAATGAAAGCAGAAGCTGATCTTCCTCCCTACTTTTATTCTTTACAAAGCATTGGTCACGCAGGGAAGTTAGACTTACCGAAACGAGATCGTTTAATCGACGCACTACAAGAACAAGGCTACCGCACCTGTCAGACTCATGTTAACTCACAAGCGATTAAAACTGAAGCAAATTTTACCACCTGTGTCGAAATTGCAAAGGGTTTAAATAATTAGTTAAGTTTAATCTATATCTCAGTAAAAATTCATTTCTTCTGATTTTAATGGAATTAAGGATCAGGAGGAAGGAGAATGGGTTTTCCGTCGGGGATAATGAAAGAATACGATCAAAAAGGAGATGAAATTGGTTAAAACAGAAACAAAACAGCATCATCAAATTACTCCCTTTGCTGACAAAATTGAAACGCCATTAACTAAAGACAAAATTAGCGTTTTACAAGTTAACTTAGGGAGAAAATGTAATCTTGCTTGTACTCATTGTCATGTGGAAGCAAGTCCAAAACGAACCGAAGAACTTTCTCCAGAAATCTGCGATCAAATTATCGAGATCATTAACCGTTTTCCTCAAATTGAAACGGTTGATTTAACGGGTGGTGCGCCAGAAATGAATTATGGTTTTCGTCCGATTGTTGAAGCCGCTCGATCGAAAAATAAAGAGGTAATTGTTCGATCGAATCTCACCATTTATTTTGAAAAAGGCTATCAAGACATTCCCGAATATTGCGCCCAAAATCAGACTCGAATTGTTGCTTCTCTTCCCTGTTATTTAGAAGATAATGTGGACAAACAACGCGGTGCTGGTGTTTATAATCAATCGGTTAAAGCCTTACAATGGCTCAATGAATTAGGATATGGTCAAGACCCAAATTTAGTCTTAGATTTAGTTTATAATCCTCCCGTTCCCATTACTGAGGATCAATTTAGTTTACCGCCAAAACAAGACCAACTAGAACAAGATTATAAACTCTATTTAGAACGCTATTTTGGGATTCAGTTCAATCATTTATTTACAATTACGAATCTTCCCATCGGGAGAGTAAAAGACTTTTTACACCGTCATCAATTACATCAGTCTTATCTCAAATTTCTGGAAAATAATTACAACTCAGAAACCGTTTCTGGTTTAATGTGTCGCAATGAACTCTCTGTCGATTATCTCGGAAATCTATATGATTGCGATTTCAATCAGATGGAAAATGTCCCCGCAAAAACCGCAGACGGGGAAAACTTAACCCTTGCGAAAGTATTAGAATTAAACGATTTAGATATCATCAAAACCATTCAAACTCGTCCTTATTGCTACGGCTGTACTGCTGGAAGTGGGTCGAGTTGTGGTGGTGCTTTATTATGAAAATCTCTGATTCCCCCTTTCAAAGGTTCACCAATCTCTGATTCCCCCCTTTCAAACCGGAGCGAAGTGAGGAGGGTTAGGGGGGATAAAAATCAGCTATAATTATTAGGAGGAAAACTAATGAACTCTAAACTTAAATACATAGGAATTGCTGTGATTGTTGCTGCTTTAATTGCTTCCACTCGCTTTATAAATTTTCAAGACTTGCTCACCAATGCTTTAGAATGGATTAATAATTTAGGTGCGGCGGCTGCCATTGTTTTCATAGTAATTTATATGGTAGCAACGGTTCTCTTTTTCCCCGCATCTCTTCTAACACTTGGTGCTGGTGTTGTTTTTGGAGTTTTTCTTGGCTCATTATATGTTTTTATTGCTGCGAGTATTGGCGCAAGTTTGGCATTTTTAGTCGGACGATATATTGCGAGAGGTTGGGTAGAAAAACAAATTGAAGGGAATCCCAGATTTAAAGCAATTGATCAAGCGGTTGCGGAAGAAGGGGTGAAAATTGTTTTATTAACTCGTTTATCTCCTATATTTCCGTTTAATTTGCTGAACTATGCTTATGGATTAACTAAGGTGACATTTAGGGATTATGTCGTCGGAACATTGGGCATTTTGCCAGGAACAATTATGTTTGTTTATGTTGGTTCATTAGCGAAAAATTTAGCAACTTTAGGATCAGAAGAGGTGGCGACTCCTTCTGGAATTCAATGGGCGCTCCGAATTATTGGTTTTATCGCGACGGTTGCGGTAACGGTTTATGTGACAAAAATTGCTAAAAAAGCCTTGAATGAAAGAGTGGAAACTGAGGCAAATCCATCAGTAGAATAATA
This window contains:
- a CDS encoding class I SAM-dependent methyltransferase, with protein sequence MNDRFALNNNSTSFPRFNKDYKEGKATFKIGNAFYRPTTKQVRDLGILAAKIHQEKIGKLRVLDAMAGCGVRGLRYILEADAESVWVNEANRNLQSLLKGNLANSLQPSQYKITHTDANRIFFDCYNHSDFYDLIDVDCFGVPFPYLSTVLWGTKIGGLVYLTSTDGRSLTGNDRENSLRYYGAYSRSHPAAHEQGLRVIMGKFQQHAASLGRGMKPVFAYFTGETYRLMMRLIEKPQLTEDNYGWLGYCHHCRDYQVVSWRKLGKALCHNDGERLVMSGPMWLGKLHDRATVEEMIALAKTWTWTEAVSLLEVMKAEADLPPYFYSLQSIGHAGKLDLPKRDRLIDALQEQGYRTCQTHVNSQAIKTEANFTTCVEIAKGLNN
- the arsS gene encoding arsenosugar biosynthesis radical SAM (seleno)protein ArsS (Some members of this family are selenoproteins.), giving the protein MKLVKTETKQHHQITPFADKIETPLTKDKISVLQVNLGRKCNLACTHCHVEASPKRTEELSPEICDQIIEIINRFPQIETVDLTGGAPEMNYGFRPIVEAARSKNKEVIVRSNLTIYFEKGYQDIPEYCAQNQTRIVASLPCYLEDNVDKQRGAGVYNQSVKALQWLNELGYGQDPNLVLDLVYNPPVPITEDQFSLPPKQDQLEQDYKLYLERYFGIQFNHLFTITNLPIGRVKDFLHRHQLHQSYLKFLENNYNSETVSGLMCRNELSVDYLGNLYDCDFNQMENVPAKTADGENLTLAKVLELNDLDIIKTIQTRPYCYGCTAGSGSSCGGALL
- a CDS encoding TVP38/TMEM64 family protein; this translates as MNSKLKYIGIAVIVAALIASTRFINFQDLLTNALEWINNLGAAAAIVFIVIYMVATVLFFPASLLTLGAGVVFGVFLGSLYVFIAASIGASLAFLVGRYIARGWVEKQIEGNPRFKAIDQAVAEEGVKIVLLTRLSPIFPFNLLNYAYGLTKVTFRDYVVGTLGILPGTIMFVYVGSLAKNLATLGSEEVATPSGIQWALRIIGFIATVAVTVYVTKIAKKALNERVETEANPSVE